A part of Rubrobacter calidifluminis genomic DNA contains:
- a CDS encoding MMPL family transporter yields the protein MYRHRGAVILLWAMFFVTSIFFAPRLSDRLQGGGFGGGHTEAERVQSLMVHRFGVAPTTLEVVFDGGGLSARSTRFQDEERRALQGVRRLPEVSFIRTYAGSKDPHLVSRDGTKSYAVVGFDVSADRVQNLVDEVRERVRSDRLRTYVTGAPAVYLDIVEATSQDVRHAERFAFPFALVILLLSFGTAVAAGVPVAVGGVSVLISLAILYFVSHLYDLSVFVLSIATMLGLGLGIDYALFAVSRFREELDVRPVGEAVATTVATAGRSIFFSGSTVLIGLSGLLFFPFMFMRSIGIAGILVVFVSVAAAITLLPALLGILGHRVNALAVRRGHGAPGIGFWSRSARLVMRHPVLVLLGVAVVLGFMLLPVRHMRLGLPQATALPVKYESRVGDDILRHDFDYPRLNPVEIVATLPHSPTSARGLSELRRLEERISSVDGVSETSSFYDAAASVAGDYARKVASAREKARERAARLIDEETEKRLAALRAHYGYVPPGAEKEVRARVRDEVDRRILVKLPDLPAGLSTDGRVTPRGVANFLSLPQAKSSKRLKGLLHSEVSGDMVLIQATTSADPYSGAARDTVARIRSVDTPAGSSILVGGLSAGQKDFISSLYNHVPYAAGFVLGVTFVILFLTFRSLFIPLKAVLVNILSLSASFGAMVFVFQEGHFSGLLGFTPEGFIDATLPILMFCTVFGVSMDYEVFLLSRVREAYERGKSNTESVTEGVTTTAGIITSAAAIVIVVTGAFAFSGIVLTKAVGLGLAVAVFVDATIIRILLVPAAMRILGDWNWWPAGRRRLFKYRDKISS from the coding sequence GTGTACCGACACCGGGGCGCCGTGATCCTGCTGTGGGCGATGTTTTTCGTCACGAGCATCTTTTTCGCGCCCCGGCTCTCCGACAGGCTCCAGGGTGGTGGGTTCGGTGGGGGGCATACCGAGGCGGAGAGGGTCCAGTCTCTCATGGTGCACCGTTTCGGTGTTGCCCCGACGACGCTCGAGGTCGTCTTCGACGGCGGCGGTCTCTCTGCTAGGAGCACGCGCTTCCAGGACGAGGAGCGCAGGGCTCTCCAGGGGGTGCGACGGCTGCCCGAGGTGAGCTTCATCAGAACCTATGCGGGCTCGAAAGACCCCCATCTTGTCTCCAGGGACGGGACCAAGAGTTACGCGGTAGTGGGCTTTGACGTCTCGGCCGATCGGGTGCAAAATCTCGTCGACGAGGTCAGGGAGAGGGTTCGTTCTGACCGGCTCAGGACGTACGTTACAGGAGCTCCGGCCGTCTACCTGGACATAGTCGAGGCCACCAGCCAGGACGTGCGGCACGCAGAGCGGTTCGCTTTCCCTTTCGCGCTCGTGATACTCCTGCTCTCGTTCGGGACCGCGGTGGCGGCGGGGGTTCCGGTTGCCGTGGGCGGGGTCAGCGTTCTGATCTCTCTCGCAATCCTCTACTTCGTCTCACATCTCTACGACCTTTCGGTGTTCGTGCTCAGCATCGCCACCATGTTGGGGCTGGGGCTCGGTATAGACTACGCGCTGTTCGCGGTGAGCCGATTCCGGGAGGAACTCGACGTCCGGCCAGTCGGGGAGGCCGTGGCGACGACTGTGGCGACCGCCGGGCGTTCGATCTTCTTCTCAGGGAGTACGGTGCTGATCGGGCTCTCCGGACTGCTCTTCTTCCCCTTCATGTTCATGCGTTCAATCGGCATCGCCGGGATCCTCGTGGTTTTCGTCTCCGTGGCAGCGGCGATCACGCTCCTTCCGGCGCTGCTCGGTATCCTGGGACATCGGGTGAACGCCCTCGCCGTAAGGCGGGGGCACGGTGCGCCGGGCATCGGTTTCTGGAGTCGCAGCGCGAGGCTTGTCATGCGCCATCCGGTGCTCGTGCTCCTGGGGGTCGCGGTCGTGCTCGGGTTTATGCTCCTGCCGGTCAGGCACATGAGGCTCGGTCTGCCGCAGGCTACCGCGCTGCCGGTCAAGTACGAGTCCCGGGTCGGTGACGACATCCTCAGGCACGATTTCGACTATCCGCGGCTGAACCCTGTGGAGATAGTGGCGACCTTGCCGCACTCCCCGACGAGTGCCCGTGGGCTCTCCGAGCTCAGGCGTCTGGAGGAGAGGATCTCCTCGGTTGATGGGGTCTCTGAGACCAGCAGCTTCTACGATGCGGCAGCCTCGGTTGCGGGGGATTATGCCAGGAAAGTCGCCTCTGCCCGCGAAAAGGCCCGCGAACGTGCGGCGAGGCTCATCGACGAAGAAACCGAAAAACGCCTGGCGGCCCTCAGGGCCCACTACGGCTACGTGCCGCCCGGGGCTGAGAAGGAGGTCCGGGCCCGCGTTCGAGACGAGGTGGACAGGCGAATCCTCGTGAAGTTGCCGGATCTTCCAGCGGGGCTCTCGACTGACGGCAGGGTGACGCCGCGGGGCGTTGCGAACTTCCTCTCTCTTCCTCAAGCGAAGTCTTCGAAGCGGCTCAAGGGGCTCCTGCACTCCGAGGTCTCTGGCGATATGGTCCTGATCCAGGCGACGACCAGCGCCGATCCTTACAGCGGAGCGGCGCGCGATACCGTGGCGAGGATACGGAGCGTGGATACCCCCGCAGGGTCGAGTATCCTCGTCGGGGGGCTCTCGGCCGGGCAGAAGGACTTCATATCCAGCCTCTACAACCACGTTCCGTATGCCGCAGGTTTCGTGCTCGGGGTGACCTTCGTGATCCTCTTCCTCACCTTCCGCTCGCTTTTTATCCCGCTTAAGGCTGTGCTCGTCAATATTCTCAGCCTGAGTGCAAGTTTCGGGGCCATGGTCTTCGTTTTTCAGGAGGGACATTTCTCTGGCTTGCTCGGCTTCACCCCGGAGGGTTTCATAGACGCCACGCTGCCGATTCTCATGTTCTGTACTGTCTTCGGGGTCTCGATGGACTACGAGGTCTTCCTGCTCTCCCGGGTGAGGGAGGCCTACGAGCGTGGCAAATCCAATACGGAGAGCGTGACGGAGGGCGTCACGACCACCGCGGGTATCATTACCTCGGCCGCCGCCATAGTCATCGTGGTCACCGGGGCGTTCGCCTTCAGCGGTATCGTCCTGACCAAAGCCGTGGGCCTCGGGCTCGCCGTGGCCGTCTTCGTCGACGCCACCATCATCCGTATCCTGCTCGTCCCCGCCGCCATGCGTATCCTCGGTGACTGGAACTGGTGGCCCGCCGGTCGCCGGAGGCTCTTCAAGTACAGGGACAAGATCAGTTCTTGA
- a CDS encoding MBL fold metallo-hydrolase produces the protein MEIVVAGSGTVVPRLERAQSCVVVRTGSETLVMDPGSGALRGMLRAGIDPLTVDRILITHFHPDHTSDLVSLLFTLNYGSESPRSLPLHVYGPEPFEQFWSALQGAWGEWMAGDYPVEVHTLPVRGGAMELPNGTLRWAPARHRPESIAYRLEGDGKSFVYTGDTEYCRSIPRLARGADLLLVECSFPDSSPVPGHLTPSGVARIARESSPARVVLTHIYPQADERNLPEEVKENGYTGEVSVARDGSRFTL, from the coding sequence GGGATCCGGAACCGTCGTTCCTAGGCTGGAGCGCGCCCAGAGCTGCGTGGTCGTCCGCACCGGAAGCGAGACCCTGGTCATGGACCCGGGCTCCGGAGCCCTGCGGGGCATGCTGCGCGCCGGGATCGACCCGCTGACGGTGGACCGCATACTCATCACCCACTTCCACCCGGATCATACCTCCGACCTCGTCTCCCTGCTATTCACCCTGAACTACGGCTCCGAATCCCCCCGCTCCCTGCCGCTGCACGTCTATGGGCCGGAACCTTTCGAGCAGTTCTGGTCGGCCCTGCAAGGCGCCTGGGGGGAGTGGATGGCCGGAGATTACCCGGTCGAGGTCCACACCCTGCCTGTGCGCGGAGGGGCCATGGAGCTTCCGAACGGAACCCTGCGCTGGGCACCGGCAAGACACCGGCCCGAAAGCATAGCCTACAGGCTGGAAGGAGACGGAAAATCTTTCGTCTACACCGGCGACACCGAGTACTGCAGGAGCATCCCCCGGCTGGCGCGCGGGGCTGACCTGCTGCTCGTGGAATGCTCCTTCCCAGACAGCTCTCCGGTTCCCGGACACCTCACACCCTCCGGGGTCGCCAGGATAGCCCGGGAGTCATCCCCGGCGCGCGTCGTCCTCACCCACATCTATCCGCAAGCAGACGAGAGGAACCTGCCGGAGGAAGTCAAGGAAAATGGCTATACGGGAGAAGTGTCCGTGGCCCGGGACGGCAGCAGGTTCACGCTCTGA
- a CDS encoding Fur family transcriptional regulator produces the protein MTEFEQILKERGYRLTNQRRLIVRELEGERHLSAEEIHDRLKVEHPELGLSTVYRTLDLLTELGIVRKEDFGEGYSRYELATGRMHHHARCRECGKVIEFSEELMEYLVLQVERETGFNTDWYEITLHGRCAECAASS, from the coding sequence ATGACGGAGTTCGAGCAGATACTCAAAGAGCGGGGATACCGCCTGACGAACCAGCGGCGGCTCATCGTGCGCGAGCTGGAGGGAGAGAGACATCTATCTGCCGAGGAGATCCACGACCGGCTCAAGGTCGAGCATCCCGAGCTCGGGCTCTCGACGGTATACAGGACCCTTGATCTCCTGACGGAACTGGGGATCGTTCGCAAGGAGGATTTCGGCGAGGGTTACTCGCGGTACGAGCTGGCGACCGGTAGGATGCATCACCACGCCCGCTGCAGGGAGTGCGGGAAGGTGATCGAATTCAGCGAGGAGCTTATGGAGTACCTTGTCCTGCAGGTCGAGCGCGAGACAGGGTTCAACACGGACTGGTACGAGATAACGCTGCACGGGCGCTGCGCGGAGTGTGCGGCTTCATCCTGA